In one Prosthecochloris aestuarii DSM 271 genomic region, the following are encoded:
- a CDS encoding DUF4168 domain-containing protein: MTALLFCFGCSESADRALDEADLHFAGFYADYLVQSGVDEPSSEQVAYLDFDTLDSLLGNHELSINQFNQLTRRYQNDPLLWKNVLQQVRRNLEQKSSGEGR; the protein is encoded by the coding sequence TTGACGGCTCTTCTTTTTTGTTTCGGGTGTTCAGAGAGCGCTGATCGTGCTCTTGATGAGGCGGATCTGCATTTTGCGGGATTTTATGCCGATTATCTCGTACAGAGTGGGGTAGATGAGCCGTCGTCCGAACAGGTTGCCTATCTGGATTTCGATACGCTCGATTCGCTGCTCGGCAATCATGAGTTGTCGATCAATCAATTCAATCAGCTTACCCGTCGTTACCAGAATGATCCGCTTTTGTGGAAAAATGTGCTTCAGCAAGTCAGGCGCAATCTCGAACAGAAGAGCAGTGGAGAGGGGCGATGA
- a CDS encoding alpha/beta hydrolase, whose product MINHRIASPGMSFPTAPGRTLQANPLGDPCDRTVPVFLPPSYDGRKRFPVIYLLSGFASTGASFLNFRFGRKTVPQQMEELMRGGSMKETILVMPDCMTRYGGSQYVDSAATGAYETYLTHELVNFIDSTFKTLPEKKHRAIAGKSSGGFGALRLSMRHPDKFHATACHSGDMHFDLSYRSMFPSAAKVLEKHDGSIKGFFHAWEKADKKPGSEFPLIDIMAMAACYSPDPAKQAPENMRLPFNPYTCDIIEEIWQEWLAFDPLLMLEKPSFADALKNLELLYLDCGSLDEYNLQFGHRKFSARAKELGIKHIYQEFPDTHADTSYRYSVSLPMIANAIREHP is encoded by the coding sequence ATGATCAACCACCGCATTGCCTCCCCGGGAATGAGCTTTCCAACCGCTCCTGGCCGAACGCTGCAGGCAAACCCCCTGGGGGATCCATGTGACAGGACAGTTCCAGTCTTCCTTCCTCCGTCATATGACGGCAGAAAACGCTTTCCGGTTATCTATCTGCTGTCGGGATTCGCCAGTACAGGCGCAAGCTTTCTCAATTTCCGCTTCGGACGAAAAACCGTCCCGCAGCAGATGGAGGAACTCATGAGGGGGGGAAGCATGAAAGAGACAATTCTCGTCATGCCTGACTGCATGACGCGTTACGGGGGCTCACAGTACGTCGATTCAGCGGCAACAGGGGCCTATGAAACCTATCTGACCCATGAGCTCGTCAATTTTATTGACAGCACCTTCAAAACCCTTCCTGAAAAAAAACACCGGGCGATCGCAGGCAAATCATCAGGAGGATTTGGCGCACTGAGATTATCGATGCGGCATCCCGACAAGTTCCATGCTACCGCATGCCACAGCGGTGACATGCATTTCGACCTGAGCTACCGATCAATGTTTCCCTCGGCGGCAAAAGTGCTGGAAAAACACGATGGGAGCATCAAGGGTTTTTTTCATGCATGGGAAAAGGCAGATAAAAAACCCGGAAGCGAATTTCCGCTCATCGACATCATGGCCATGGCCGCATGCTATTCACCCGATCCGGCAAAGCAAGCACCGGAAAACATGCGCCTGCCTTTCAATCCCTACACTTGCGACATCATCGAAGAGATCTGGCAGGAATGGTTAGCATTTGATCCGCTCCTCATGCTCGAAAAGCCATCCTTTGCAGATGCCCTCAAAAATCTTGAGCTTCTTTACCTCGACTGCGGCTCCCTGGACGAATACAACCTGCAGTTCGGCCATCGTAAATTTTCTGCCCGTGCTAAAGAACTCGGCATCAAACACATCTATCAGGAATTTCCCGACACCCACGCTGACACATCCTATCGCTACAGTGTCTCACTACCCATGATCGCCAACGCTATCAGAGAGCATCCCTGA
- a CDS encoding polyprenyl synthetase family protein: protein MDIKEVTVSVSQELETFRQRYKVALKSDNSLIDKVMRYILKQQGKQVRPLLVMLGAKVCGGVADASYRAAIMVELLHSATLVHDDVVDGAEMRRGLASINAVWKNKIAVLIGDYMLSKGLLYSLDHKDYRSLHMVSDAVRRMSEGEILQIQKTRSLDISEEDYLKVISDKTASLLSTSCAMGGASVTDDEEKIEALRNYGEFLGLAFQIRDDLLDYTGDSNKTGKQLGIDIQDKKITLPLIYALGQAERSEQKRIRSILKSSKKRAMKSGEVMDFVRKSGGLEYSSEVAEGFASKATAALEVFDDSEARRSLELLVDFVMKRQH from the coding sequence GTGGATATTAAAGAGGTAACCGTATCGGTCTCTCAGGAGCTCGAAACCTTTCGTCAGCGCTATAAAGTTGCGCTGAAAAGTGATAACAGCCTGATTGACAAGGTTATGCGCTACATTCTCAAGCAGCAGGGCAAGCAGGTTCGCCCGCTTCTGGTCATGCTCGGCGCCAAAGTGTGCGGCGGCGTAGCAGACGCCTCTTACAGGGCGGCGATAATGGTCGAGTTGCTTCACTCGGCAACACTCGTACACGATGATGTGGTTGACGGGGCTGAGATGAGACGGGGATTGGCTTCGATCAATGCCGTGTGGAAAAATAAGATCGCCGTACTCATCGGTGACTACATGCTTTCCAAGGGTCTGCTTTATTCTCTTGATCATAAAGATTACCGATCGCTCCATATGGTGTCGGATGCAGTGCGCAGGATGAGCGAGGGTGAGATTCTGCAGATTCAGAAAACACGAAGCCTCGATATTTCCGAAGAGGATTATCTCAAGGTTATTTCTGATAAAACCGCCTCGTTACTGTCGACTTCATGCGCAATGGGGGGGGCGAGCGTGACTGATGATGAGGAAAAGATCGAAGCGCTCAGGAATTACGGTGAGTTTCTCGGGCTTGCTTTTCAGATCCGCGACGATCTGCTTGATTATACCGGGGATTCAAATAAAACCGGTAAACAGCTCGGAATAGATATTCAGGATAAAAAAATCACACTTCCGCTCATCTATGCGCTTGGCCAGGCTGAACGTTCCGAGCAGAAAAGAATTCGTTCAATTCTCAAGAGTTCGAAGAAACGTGCTATGAAAAGCGGGGAGGTGATGGATTTTGTTCGAAAAAGCGGGGGACTGGAATATTCTTCAGAGGTTGCGGAAGGATTTGCATCAAAAGCGACTGCGGCACTTGAGGTTTTTGATGATTCCGAAGCTCGCAGATCCCTGGAGCTTCTTGTCGACTTTGTGATGAAGCGTCAACATTAA
- the tatC gene encoding twin-arginine translocase subunit TatC produces the protein MTIESESSRPKSPASQLMDEQVSVESEERALVQHETDNETESPDEVEMHFIDHLDELRQRLIRSGIALLVITGLCALYSDVLVNNILIAPLKNSSDTIVLQNLVPYGQISLYLQVVFFSGFILSFPYTAWQIWQFVVPGLKDIEKSASRFAILFISLSFFAGIAFGYFVFLPVSLTFFAGFGTPLIENNIAVQDYISFFVGALLTAGLVFELPFISYVLSKIGLLTPAFMKFYRKHAIVALLIIAALVTPSTDLVTQLVIAVPMILLYEISIWISGYVNRNNTALK, from the coding sequence ATGACTATTGAATCAGAGTCATCCAGACCAAAATCACCTGCATCACAACTCATGGATGAACAGGTTTCCGTTGAATCCGAAGAACGGGCTTTGGTACAACACGAAACAGACAACGAAACAGAAAGCCCGGATGAAGTCGAAATGCACTTCATAGACCATCTCGACGAACTCCGCCAGCGCCTCATCAGAAGCGGCATAGCGCTGCTTGTCATTACCGGCCTGTGTGCGCTTTATTCTGATGTACTGGTCAACAACATTCTGATCGCACCGCTCAAAAACAGCAGTGATACCATTGTCCTTCAGAATCTGGTCCCCTACGGACAAATCTCTCTCTACCTCCAGGTCGTCTTCTTCTCGGGCTTTATCCTCTCCTTCCCCTACACGGCATGGCAGATATGGCAGTTTGTCGTTCCTGGACTCAAAGATATTGAAAAAAGTGCGTCACGTTTTGCCATCCTTTTCATCTCTCTCTCCTTTTTTGCAGGAATAGCCTTCGGATACTTTGTGTTTCTTCCGGTATCACTGACCTTTTTTGCCGGTTTCGGCACGCCTCTGATCGAAAACAATATCGCCGTCCAGGACTATATCAGCTTCTTCGTCGGTGCGCTTCTGACTGCCGGACTTGTCTTTGAACTCCCCTTCATCTCCTACGTCCTTTCAAAAATCGGTCTGCTCACGCCGGCATTCATGAAATTCTATCGAAAGCATGCGATCGTAGCCCTTCTGATAATTGCGGCACTGGTAACACCCTCGACCGACCTTGTTACACAGCTGGTCATTGCTGTTCCCATGATCCTGCTCTATGAGATCAGTATCTGGATTTCAGGATATGTCAACCGTAACAACACAGCACTGAAATAA
- a CDS encoding DUF4292 domain-containing protein has translation MNQIRTFFVVICISFLAGCAEFRTVTEQDWPSESAGLTPELALLYREVAISSSALHSLDGYADIWIKTPRRQERVYSNIQLKRSEDMRIIISAGILGWPVADMLFRTDSLFVHDMLNNRLLVGRNTPDNMEKILGMRSGYEFLSDALFGVVRLQEPLRAIESVKTGAGKVSYTIRTASGKQEVLVDPLTKTIEALQVYDRSERLVIEMHFRRFMTSRVAGASVTLPREIELALYDQRLEGNGAHEMVIVYDERQLNPEGFTIRYRVPEKARVVNLDRVGILPWM, from the coding sequence ATGAACCAGATAAGAACTTTTTTTGTGGTGATATGTATTAGCTTTCTGGCCGGTTGCGCTGAATTCAGGACCGTTACCGAGCAGGATTGGCCTTCCGAATCGGCAGGTCTGACCCCTGAACTGGCCCTGTTATACCGTGAGGTGGCGATTTCTTCCTCTGCACTTCATTCTCTTGACGGGTATGCAGATATCTGGATAAAGACCCCCCGGAGGCAGGAACGGGTCTACAGTAATATTCAGCTTAAGCGCTCGGAAGATATGCGTATTATCATCAGCGCGGGTATTCTCGGCTGGCCTGTTGCCGATATGCTTTTCCGGACCGATTCTCTGTTCGTTCACGATATGCTCAACAACAGATTGCTCGTCGGACGCAATACTCCCGACAATATGGAGAAGATTCTCGGGATGCGTTCCGGTTATGAGTTTCTTTCAGATGCTCTTTTTGGGGTGGTCAGGCTTCAGGAGCCTCTGCGTGCGATCGAATCAGTGAAAACCGGAGCGGGTAAGGTCAGTTACACGATCAGGACTGCTTCAGGTAAACAGGAGGTGCTTGTTGACCCTCTGACAAAAACAATAGAGGCGCTTCAGGTATATGACCGCTCAGAGCGGCTTGTTATCGAGATGCATTTCAGGAGATTCATGACCAGCAGGGTGGCAGGAGCTTCAGTGACCCTTCCGAGAGAGATCGAGTTGGCGCTCTATGACCAGCGCCTTGAGGGCAACGGTGCGCACGAGATGGTTATTGTCTATGATGAACGGCAGCTTAATCCGGAAGGGTTCACTATCAGGTACCGTGTTCCTGAAAAAGCAAGGGTTGTCAATCTTGACAGGGTTGGCATCCTTCCCTGGATGTAG
- a CDS encoding ABC transporter permease — MQKKIFTALSPLLAVAVALAFSAILVIATGRDPLFLFSKMLRMTFGSDYGTGQIVFRTTSLILTGLAVAIPFRLRLFNIGGEGQALAGAFSAAAAGILIPEGTPAMVAITVCTVAAAAGGGLLGLFAGWLKVRYEVNEVISTIMLNFIVLAFVSYMLTNHLALPSTAHTPDISAAARIPGFGASIGIWQKSPANLSTLLVLAICLCTYVVIFKTRFGYAMRAVGLKPDAASYAGIRTNTHLLTAMAAGGAAAGLAAANIVLGYRHCFEAGLTSGIGFTGIAVALLAFAHPLLIVLSALLFGFLEYGGLSINAYVPKDIFMIGQAVTIILIIVLTQQAKRA, encoded by the coding sequence ATGCAGAAAAAAATCTTCACCGCCCTCTCCCCCCTTCTTGCCGTCGCTGTCGCTCTCGCATTCAGCGCTATTCTGGTCATCGCGACGGGACGCGATCCCCTCTTTCTCTTCTCGAAAATGCTCAGGATGACTTTCGGATCGGATTACGGAACTGGACAGATCGTGTTCAGGACAACCTCTCTGATACTGACCGGTCTGGCGGTCGCAATACCCTTCAGGCTCAGGCTGTTCAACATTGGTGGCGAAGGACAGGCCCTTGCCGGAGCCTTTAGCGCTGCTGCGGCAGGCATTCTTATCCCGGAGGGGACTCCGGCAATGGTCGCCATAACGGTCTGCACTGTCGCAGCTGCCGCAGGAGGAGGCCTGCTCGGTCTCTTTGCAGGATGGCTGAAAGTCCGCTACGAGGTCAATGAGGTCATTTCGACAATCATGCTCAATTTTATCGTCCTGGCCTTTGTCAGCTACATGCTGACAAACCACCTTGCTCTCCCGTCGACAGCTCACACTCCTGACATCTCAGCGGCCGCGAGAATTCCAGGTTTCGGAGCAAGCATCGGCATCTGGCAAAAATCACCCGCAAACCTCAGCACACTGCTCGTGCTCGCCATCTGTCTCTGCACCTACGTCGTCATCTTCAAAACAAGGTTCGGATATGCCATGCGTGCCGTAGGACTCAAACCCGATGCTGCGTCATATGCAGGTATCCGGACTAACACGCACCTGCTGACAGCTATGGCCGCTGGCGGAGCGGCCGCAGGGCTTGCTGCGGCAAACATAGTCCTTGGCTACAGACACTGTTTCGAGGCGGGCCTGACAAGCGGCATAGGGTTCACGGGAATTGCCGTTGCCCTGCTGGCTTTCGCCCATCCGCTCCTGATCGTGCTGTCTGCATTGCTGTTCGGATTTCTTGAATACGGCGGCCTGAGTATCAACGCCTATGTGCCGAAGGATATCTTCATGATCGGCCAGGCAGTCACTATCATACTGATCATCGTACTTACACAACAGGCAAAACGAGCTTAG
- a CDS encoding chloride channel protein has product MKDSSNINGKWNRKFLAVFYDFFRKSRYFQGSSQKYFRLTLDNVLLHLNLNQDLPFLFVAVFIGITTGYVAVVFHDAIKFLSHFFFGGIEAFGTSILIDEYWFFFMPLVPAAGGLLVGLYNVYVVKTTQPGHGLASVIKAVAQNNGIIGRNLWLHRTITSVLTIGTGGGGGREAPIAQVGAALGSSVAQMLKFSPDRTRTLLGCGAAAGLAAVFNAPLGGVMFAIEVILGDFSVRTFSPIVIAAVIGTVVSRGYLGNSPTFQVPDYSLVSNSELVFYFCLGVLAGLSAVLFIKMYYRIEEGFQTIRKKHNIPLWAMPAIGGLLSGLICMWLPGLYGYSYEAIDNAVRGTESWITMAGIYFLKPVVAGLSVGSGGSGGMFAPAMKMGAMLGGMFGNLVHYLFPAITAASGAYALVGMGALTAGIMRAPLTVILILFEVTGEYEIVLPIMFAAVTAALIARLAYSYSMETYVLEKEGVRVGYGIALSVAENISVLDVMRTNYVRFRDVTRADKIVDVFHNTPESNFLVTNEANEFVGIIRLDEMSILLKEGMFTGLIAEDIVKKEVPVLYDTSKLDEALKLFELSDYDILPVLSQKSSELLGVVRQEQAFSYYRKQMNLYGSDLDAKQSG; this is encoded by the coding sequence ATGAAAGATTCCTCGAACATAAATGGTAAATGGAACAGGAAATTCCTTGCCGTTTTTTATGATTTTTTTCGCAAAAGCCGCTATTTCCAGGGATCGTCTCAGAAGTATTTCAGATTGACCCTGGACAATGTTCTTCTCCATCTCAACCTCAATCAGGATCTTCCTTTTTTATTCGTGGCCGTGTTCATTGGTATTACGACCGGCTATGTCGCTGTCGTATTTCACGACGCGATCAAGTTCCTCAGTCATTTTTTCTTTGGTGGTATCGAGGCTTTCGGCACATCCATTCTCATTGACGAATACTGGTTTTTTTTTATGCCGCTCGTTCCGGCAGCGGGGGGGCTGCTGGTGGGGTTGTACAATGTGTATGTTGTTAAAACAACCCAGCCCGGCCATGGGCTTGCAAGCGTGATCAAGGCAGTCGCGCAGAACAATGGCATCATTGGCAGGAATCTCTGGCTGCATCGTACGATCACTTCTGTTCTCACTATTGGTACCGGGGGTGGCGGAGGCCGAGAGGCCCCGATAGCCCAGGTAGGGGCGGCTCTTGGTTCCTCGGTCGCCCAGATGCTGAAATTTTCTCCCGACAGAACAAGAACCCTGCTTGGCTGCGGAGCTGCGGCCGGGCTGGCGGCGGTATTTAACGCGCCTCTCGGGGGTGTGATGTTTGCCATCGAGGTTATTCTCGGGGATTTCAGCGTGCGTACCTTCAGCCCGATCGTTATTGCCGCTGTGATCGGTACCGTTGTTTCCCGCGGTTATCTCGGTAATTCCCCTACCTTCCAGGTTCCCGACTACAGTCTTGTTTCAAATTCTGAACTGGTTTTTTACTTCTGTCTCGGTGTCCTGGCCGGACTGTCCGCTGTTTTGTTCATTAAGATGTATTACCGAATAGAGGAGGGATTTCAGACGATCCGCAAGAAGCATAACATTCCTCTCTGGGCTATGCCCGCCATAGGAGGGCTTCTCAGCGGTCTTATCTGCATGTGGTTGCCGGGGCTCTATGGTTATAGCTACGAAGCGATCGACAATGCTGTGCGGGGGACCGAGTCGTGGATCACTATGGCCGGGATCTATTTTCTCAAGCCCGTTGTTGCCGGGTTGAGCGTTGGCTCGGGCGGCTCGGGCGGCATGTTTGCACCGGCAATGAAGATGGGCGCAATGCTGGGAGGCATGTTCGGCAATCTGGTGCACTATCTTTTTCCTGCTATCACAGCGGCATCAGGCGCCTACGCACTGGTCGGCATGGGGGCTTTGACTGCCGGTATCATGCGTGCGCCGTTGACGGTTATTCTGATTTTGTTTGAAGTGACCGGCGAGTATGAGATTGTGTTGCCGATCATGTTCGCCGCGGTTACTGCCGCCCTGATTGCACGTCTTGCCTACAGTTATTCTATGGAAACCTATGTGCTCGAGAAAGAGGGGGTTCGCGTAGGCTATGGTATTGCGCTTTCAGTCGCAGAGAATATCAGTGTCCTTGATGTCATGAGAACGAACTATGTCCGTTTTCGTGATGTTACCAGGGCTGATAAGATTGTCGATGTGTTTCATAATACGCCGGAATCGAATTTTCTTGTCACCAATGAAGCTAACGAGTTTGTTGGCATTATCAGGCTTGACGAGATGAGCATTCTTTTGAAGGAGGGGATGTTTACCGGTCTTATCGCAGAGGATATTGTCAAGAAAGAGGTTCCTGTTCTTTATGATACCTCGAAACTCGATGAGGCACTGAAGCTCTTTGAACTTTCCGATTACGATATTCTTCCCGTGCTGTCCCAGAAGTCATCCGAGCTGCTCGGGGTTGTCAGGCAGGAACAGGCCTTCTCCTATTATCGTAAACAGATGAACCTCTACGGTTCCGATCTTGATGCCAAGCAGTCAGGCTAA
- a CDS encoding ABC transporter ATP-binding protein, whose translation MHAVELSGITKTFGETAANSNVSMTIRQGSIHAIVGENGAGKSTLTKIIYGMHQPSSGTMRVNGHQVRFNTPQQAIQAGIGMVHQHFMLIDGLTVTENIILGQEHRKLFMPLKRSQAASAITAIATKHGMQIDPEALIEDLSVGEEQRVEILKLLYRKAEILLLDEPTAVLTPEETRHLFTALRSLQKEGKTIILITHKLDEVLEISDMVSVMKSGRIVGTVPTSSVTKEDLARMMVGRNVLLRVDNPVEHPGRTILDVATLSCRDPKGRPKLNNLSFQVRAGEIYGIAGVEGNGQTELLELLWAMSDCSVTPQSIITIDGKTAFGMSPRQIAESGVSHIPEDRLKHAVIPQYLISENLIFGRQREKKFHKGAGFNSKAIASYTAQIIDAFDIRGTRDSNVTVAELSGGNQQKIVLARELDRPGLKLLLLAQPTRGVDIGAIELIHKQIIAARDRGIAILLISAELEEIISLSTRIGCLYKGTIRHEFSAEEVRNARGCQQEFEKKIGLHIT comes from the coding sequence ATGCATGCTGTCGAGCTGTCAGGCATAACGAAAACATTTGGAGAAACTGCTGCTAACAGCAATGTTTCCATGACAATACGACAGGGGTCAATCCACGCGATTGTCGGAGAAAACGGTGCGGGAAAAAGTACCCTGACGAAGATCATCTACGGCATGCATCAGCCCTCTTCCGGGACTATGAGGGTCAATGGTCATCAGGTACGCTTCAATACGCCGCAACAGGCAATTCAAGCTGGCATCGGCATGGTTCACCAGCATTTCATGCTCATTGACGGGCTCACGGTGACAGAAAATATCATTCTCGGACAGGAGCACAGAAAGCTCTTTATGCCCCTTAAACGCTCACAGGCAGCTTCAGCTATAACCGCTATCGCCACGAAACACGGTATGCAGATCGATCCCGAAGCTCTGATCGAAGATCTTTCTGTCGGAGAGGAGCAGCGCGTAGAAATCCTTAAACTCCTCTACCGAAAAGCTGAGATACTCCTCCTTGACGAACCGACGGCCGTCCTGACTCCTGAAGAGACACGACATCTCTTCACAGCGCTCCGCTCTCTGCAGAAAGAGGGTAAAACAATCATTCTCATCACTCATAAACTCGACGAGGTTCTTGAGATTTCCGACATGGTCAGTGTGATGAAAAGCGGAAGAATCGTCGGGACCGTCCCTACATCAAGCGTCACAAAGGAGGATCTGGCGCGTATGATGGTCGGGCGGAATGTCCTGCTCAGGGTTGATAATCCGGTGGAACATCCCGGAAGAACGATCCTGGATGTAGCAACGCTGAGCTGTCGCGACCCGAAAGGTCGCCCGAAACTGAACAACCTCTCGTTTCAAGTGCGCGCAGGGGAAATTTATGGCATTGCCGGCGTCGAAGGCAACGGACAGACTGAACTGCTCGAACTGCTCTGGGCAATGAGCGATTGCAGTGTAACCCCGCAAAGCATCATCACCATAGATGGAAAAACGGCATTCGGCATGTCGCCCCGCCAAATCGCCGAGTCCGGCGTTTCTCATATTCCCGAAGACCGTCTGAAACATGCAGTCATACCCCAATATCTCATCAGTGAAAACCTGATTTTCGGACGTCAGAGAGAAAAAAAGTTTCATAAAGGAGCGGGATTTAACAGCAAGGCAATCGCCTCATATACCGCTCAAATCATTGATGCATTTGATATCCGCGGCACTCGTGACAGCAACGTCACTGTTGCAGAGCTTTCAGGGGGAAATCAGCAGAAAATCGTACTCGCCCGCGAACTTGATCGTCCAGGGCTTAAATTGCTTCTCCTGGCACAGCCGACCAGAGGCGTCGACATCGGGGCCATTGAACTGATCCATAAACAGATCATTGCCGCACGAGACAGAGGAATAGCAATCCTCCTGATATCGGCAGAACTCGAAGAGATCATCAGCCTTTCTACCCGTATAGGGTGTCTCTACAAAGGGACGATACGTCACGAATTTTCTGCCGAAGAGGTCCGCAACGCAAGAGGCTGTCAACAGGAGTTTGAAAAAAAAATCGGCCTGCACATTACCTGA
- a CDS encoding superoxide dismutase, producing MAYQQPSLPYAENALEPYISANTISFHYGKHHATYVKKFNEMVAGTPLDQQSIEEVVKTVAGDASKAGIFNNGAQAWNHSFYWNCLSPDGGGKPSGSLADKIDQDFGSYDTFREELANAAATQFGSGWAWLVLDNGTLKVTKTANAQTPVTEGMTPILTIDVWEHAYYLDYQNRRPDYVASLIDNLVNWDFATSNFEAAGA from the coding sequence ATGGCATACCAACAACCTTCGCTACCATACGCTGAAAACGCTCTTGAACCCTATATTTCAGCCAACACCATCAGCTTCCACTACGGAAAGCATCATGCAACATATGTCAAGAAGTTCAATGAAATGGTTGCAGGCACACCATTAGACCAGCAAAGTATAGAAGAGGTCGTTAAAACTGTTGCCGGAGATGCCTCCAAGGCCGGTATTTTCAATAACGGCGCACAGGCATGGAACCACAGCTTTTACTGGAACTGTCTCTCTCCCGACGGCGGAGGAAAACCATCGGGAAGCCTCGCCGACAAGATCGACCAGGATTTCGGCAGTTATGACACGTTCCGTGAAGAACTCGCCAATGCAGCTGCGACTCAGTTTGGAAGCGGATGGGCCTGGCTTGTCCTCGATAACGGAACGCTCAAAGTGACCAAAACCGCCAATGCACAGACCCCTGTCACTGAAGGCATGACCCCCATCCTCACTATTGATGTGTGGGAGCACGCCTACTACCTTGACTACCAGAACAGGCGCCCTGATTATGTGGCCAGTCTGATTGACAATCTTGTCAACTGGGACTTCGCAACCAGCAACTTCGAAGCTGCCGGTGCGTAA
- a CDS encoding PASTA domain-containing protein, translating into MPSYTAHGTSVLVPDVQKMQYDDAVRALRKSDLSAGKSFNVSYIRDIDSNMVIAQRPGAGSTVKPGRTVYLVVNKREKPEFTIPDFYGKPLDEVRQTLSRFDMTLRDVQEQVVYDPLEDGKVLGQSLPPSTVVSFGSSVSLIVGKLEESPVAAKIAVPNVLGLLLNDARQDIVDAGLNTGNVLYEYSSILVPNTVINQKPAANSLSEPGRVVELTIVITPD; encoded by the coding sequence ATGCCATCCTATACTGCTCACGGGACGTCGGTTCTGGTGCCTGATGTTCAGAAAATGCAGTACGACGATGCAGTACGGGCGTTGAGAAAATCAGATCTGTCGGCAGGCAAAAGCTTCAATGTGAGCTATATTCGCGATATTGACTCGAATATGGTTATCGCGCAGCGACCAGGTGCCGGCAGTACCGTCAAGCCTGGCAGAACGGTGTATCTTGTCGTCAATAAACGCGAAAAACCGGAGTTTACCATTCCCGACTTTTACGGTAAGCCTCTTGATGAGGTCCGCCAGACCCTCTCGCGTTTCGATATGACGCTCAGGGATGTACAGGAGCAGGTTGTCTATGATCCTCTTGAGGATGGCAAGGTTTTAGGTCAGTCACTGCCGCCCTCGACGGTCGTGAGTTTCGGCTCTTCGGTTTCGCTGATTGTCGGGAAGCTTGAGGAGAGCCCTGTCGCTGCCAAAATAGCTGTTCCCAATGTTCTGGGTCTTCTCTTGAATGATGCGAGGCAGGATATTGTCGATGCCGGACTCAATACCGGCAATGTGCTCTATGAGTACTCTTCTATTCTTGTTCCTAACACGGTGATTAACCAGAAGCCTGCTGCTAACAGCCTTTCCGAGCCGGGGCGTGTTGTGGAACTGACTATTGTCATAACTCCGGACTGA
- the coaE gene encoding dephospho-CoA kinase (Dephospho-CoA kinase (CoaE) performs the final step in coenzyme A biosynthesis.) — translation MNNRPLLVGVTGGLGSGKSTVCRILAEYGCEIFEADSVARQLQVTDPVIIEGIRRLFGNEVYQMRADGVLWLDRPAIARRVFADASLLQKLNRLIHPAVYSVFQSAVDDARRKGINVLVKEAAILFESGGDTLLDCIVVVTADRELRIQRALQRGGASREDIIRRINAQWPQEELVRRADYVIDNSGTFDQLKSRTRQVYELIVRDAL, via the coding sequence ATGAATAACCGCCCTTTGCTTGTTGGCGTGACCGGCGGACTTGGCAGCGGCAAGAGCACTGTCTGCAGGATTCTTGCAGAATATGGCTGTGAGATTTTTGAGGCAGATAGCGTTGCCAGGCAGCTTCAGGTAACCGATCCGGTAATTATCGAGGGGATTCGGCGTCTTTTCGGCAATGAGGTCTATCAGATGCGTGCCGATGGAGTCCTCTGGCTTGATCGTCCGGCGATTGCCCGCAGGGTATTTGCCGATGCGAGCCTGCTTCAGAAGCTGAACCGGTTGATCCATCCTGCAGTTTACAGCGTTTTTCAGTCTGCTGTCGATGATGCCCGTCGAAAAGGCATCAACGTTCTTGTCAAGGAAGCCGCTATATTGTTTGAGTCTGGGGGCGATACACTTCTTGACTGTATCGTCGTCGTGACGGCCGACAGGGAATTGAGGATTCAGCGTGCCCTGCAAAGAGGCGGCGCTTCCCGGGAAGATATTATCCGCCGTATCAATGCCCAGTGGCCTCAGGAAGAACTTGTCAGGCGTGCAGACTACGTTATCGACAACAGCGGAACATTTGATCAGCTCAAAAGCCGAACGCGTCAGGTCTATGAATTGATCGTCAGGGATGCTCTCTGA